One Campylobacter concisus DNA window includes the following coding sequences:
- a CDS encoding cytochrome b — translation MSLAHKSTGVIDWLDQRLAFTKLIKVLVSEYWIPKNINFLWAMGVILTTLFMLLIVTGFLLLMYYKPDVNLAFDSVNYTIMQEVEYGWLWRHIHAVSASTIFLIMYIHLLTGLYYGSYKRGREVIWISGMVLFICFSAEAFSGYMLPWGQMSYWAATVITQLFGGVPVIGDALVEWIRGDYAVGDSTLTRFFMLHVCLLPLVTIAVLVIHFYSLRVPHVNNLTSEDIDFEVEAQEYLHGDRAKSKVIPFWPGFLAKDFMYVSFFMIFVIYLVCYHFNFAMDPINFEPANPLKTPPHIYPEWYFLWQYEILRGFFFDIAGISAYNIGLIAFAFAGVAFMLIPLLDRSDLVAPAHKRPLFFIWFWVLVVDLIVLSIYGKLPTGGYNDWIGFYSSLLFLFLFIIALPVITILERKRG, via the coding sequence ATGTCTTTAGCTCATAAATCAACTGGCGTTATTGACTGGCTTGATCAACGCCTAGCTTTTACAAAACTTATAAAGGTTCTAGTTAGCGAATACTGGATTCCAAAAAATATAAATTTTCTTTGGGCAATGGGCGTTATTTTAACAACGCTTTTTATGCTCTTAATCGTTACTGGTTTTTTACTTTTAATGTATTACAAACCAGATGTAAATTTGGCATTTGATAGTGTAAATTATACTATCATGCAAGAGGTCGAGTATGGCTGGCTTTGGCGTCATATTCACGCAGTTTCGGCTTCTACGATATTTCTTATTATGTATATTCACTTGCTTACTGGACTTTACTATGGTTCATACAAAAGAGGCAGAGAAGTCATTTGGATAAGTGGTATGGTGCTATTTATCTGTTTTTCAGCAGAGGCATTTAGTGGTTATATGCTCCCATGGGGACAGATGAGCTACTGGGCGGCAACTGTTATTACTCAGCTTTTTGGCGGTGTGCCAGTTATTGGCGATGCTTTAGTTGAGTGGATTAGAGGTGATTACGCAGTTGGCGACTCAACACTTACTAGATTTTTTATGCTTCATGTTTGTTTATTGCCACTTGTAACAATAGCTGTTTTGGTTATTCACTTCTACTCTTTAAGAGTTCCACACGTTAATAACCTAACAAGCGAAGATATAGACTTTGAAGTAGAGGCACAAGAGTATCTACACGGCGATAGAGCGAAATCTAAAGTTATACCATTTTGGCCAGGATTTTTGGCAAAAGACTTTATGTATGTATCATTTTTTATGATATTTGTCATCTATCTTGTTTGCTATCACTTCAATTTTGCAATGGATCCTATCAACTTTGAGCCAGCAAATCCACTAAAAACCCCACCACATATATATCCAGAGTGGTATTTCTTGTGGCAATATGAAATTTTACGTGGCTTCTTCTTTGATATAGCTGGAATTTCTGCTTATAACATCGGTCTTATCGCGTTTGCGTTTGCAGGTGTTGCATTTATGCTTATACCTCTTCTTGATAGAAGCGACCTTGTAGCTCCAGCTCACAAAAGACCACTATTTTTTATATGGTTTTGGGTCTTAGTTGTCGATCTTATCGTTTTATCTATATATGGTAAGCTCCCAACAGGTGGTTATAATGACTGGATAGGGTTTTATTCATCATTGCTATTCTTGTTCTTATTTATAATTGCGTTGCCAGTTATAACAATACTTGAAAGAAAGAGGGGCTAA
- the petA gene encoding ubiquinol-cytochrome c reductase iron-sulfur subunit, producing the protein MSVKQERRSFIGLAFGAVAAVGGAMSLVAVKKTWDPLPSVKAAGFTTVDLSPIKDGEMRQVEWRKKPIFILKKSPDMAKNDKRDVVVGDARYVVLIGLCTHLGCIPEYKASKQMFVCACHGGEFNADGMQTYGPPPRPLDIPPFKIDGTKLVLGETSPEYEKLVAKA; encoded by the coding sequence GTAAAGCAAGAAAGACGTAGCTTTATCGGCCTTGCGTTTGGTGCTGTGGCAGCTGTCGGCGGCGCTATGTCACTAGTGGCTGTTAAAAAGACTTGGGATCCACTTCCAAGCGTAAAAGCTGCTGGTTTTACAACAGTTGATCTAAGTCCGATCAAAGATGGAGAAATGAGGCAGGTTGAATGGCGTAAAAAGCCTATTTTCATCCTCAAAAAAAGTCCTGATATGGCTAAAAATGACAAAAGAGATGTTGTCGTAGGGGATGCTAGATACGTAGTTCTTATCGGACTTTGCACGCATCTTGGCTGTATACCTGAGTATAAAGCAAGCAAACAAATGTTTGTATGTGCCTGTCATGGCGGCGAATTTAATGCCGACGGAATGCAGACATACGGACCTCCTCCAAGACCACTTGATATACCACCATTTAAGATTGATGGAACCAAGCTAGTTCTAGGCGAAACAAGCCCAGAATACGAAAAATTAGTAGCAAAAGCTTAG